One genomic region from Geitlerinema sp. PCC 9228 encodes:
- a CDS encoding energy-coupling factor ABC transporter ATP-binding protein translates to MLYLKDLVYHPPASPTAILKPTNLELVPQELALIVGPSGSGKTTLLEILAGLARKTSGEICWCNGAYRSGSSSHRQLTPEDMQEISGLVFQFPERHFCGNSILEELRLGHPEFSSQQIQQTLQEVGLDHLSLDTSPYSLSGGQQRRLALAVQLIRQPHILLLDEPTAGLDWSMRRQLVSLLEKLRGHWTLLVVSHDASELTEIADRCWHIHLGEVKAVDTNFPKSNQSA, encoded by the coding sequence ATGCTGTATTTAAAAGATTTGGTCTACCATCCCCCAGCCAGTCCCACAGCGATTTTAAAACCAACCAATCTGGAGTTGGTGCCGCAAGAATTGGCATTGATTGTCGGTCCCAGCGGTTCGGGAAAAACCACGCTACTAGAAATTTTAGCGGGATTGGCCCGGAAAACCAGCGGTGAAATTTGCTGGTGCAATGGTGCCTACCGCAGCGGTTCTTCGAGCCATCGCCAACTGACCCCAGAAGACATGCAGGAAATCTCGGGATTGGTCTTTCAATTTCCCGAGAGGCACTTTTGCGGCAATAGTATCTTAGAAGAACTGCGTTTGGGACATCCCGAATTTAGTTCCCAACAAATCCAACAAACCTTGCAAGAAGTGGGATTGGACCATCTTTCCCTAGATACCTCGCCTTATTCGTTAAGCGGCGGTCAGCAACGGCGATTGGCTTTGGCGGTACAGCTAATTCGCCAACCCCATATATTGCTGTTAGACGAACCTACAGCGGGATTGGATTGGTCCATGCGTCGCCAGTTGGTGAGTTTGCTGGAAAAATTGCGGGGTCATTGGACCTTGTTGGTGGTCAGCCACGATGCCAGCGAACTTACTGAAATTGCCGATCGCTGCTGGCACATTCATTTGGGGGAAGTCAAAGCGGTGGATACGAACTTTCCCAAAAGCAACCAAAGCGCATGA
- a CDS encoding aspartate ammonia-lyase, whose amino-acid sequence MRTEKDSMGERQLPDEVYYGIQTLRATENFPISGIKPLPTYVDAGIWLKKATAMANRDLQCIPEDVGNAIIQAADEILAQKWRDQFVVDVYQAGAGTSHHMNLNEVLANRALEILGDRKGNYQRVNPNDHVNYGQSTNDVIPTAIRIGGLLAMERTLKPAILAAIAALEAKATEFQDIIKSGRTHNQDAVPVSLGEELRAWSVILRDHWRRLQQASEDLKVLGIGGSATGTGLNTHPQYPPLVVQYLSAMLDIAFAESPHRMAAMQSMSPFVNISGALRNLAQDLVKISHDLRLMDSGPNTGLREIQLPPVQPGSSIMPGKYNPVMAEMTSMVCFQVMGYDQAIALAAQAGQLELNVMMPLIAYDLIHSLELMGRALDALTQRCLQGIAAHRSRCRSYAEKSLALVTALNPHIGYLNAAKVAKEALETGKSIREIVLEKELMSPEMVASVLDLEKMSGQDREP is encoded by the coding sequence GTGCGTACAGAAAAAGATTCCATGGGGGAACGCCAGCTTCCCGATGAAGTATACTACGGCATTCAAACCTTACGGGCAACGGAAAATTTTCCCATCAGCGGCATCAAACCCCTGCCTACGTATGTGGATGCGGGGATTTGGCTGAAGAAAGCCACAGCCATGGCGAACCGAGATTTGCAATGCATCCCGGAAGATGTGGGCAATGCGATTATCCAAGCCGCCGATGAAATTTTAGCCCAAAAGTGGCGCGACCAATTTGTGGTAGATGTGTACCAAGCGGGGGCAGGCACTTCCCACCATATGAATTTAAACGAAGTCCTAGCCAATCGGGCTTTGGAAATTTTAGGCGATCGCAAGGGCAACTACCAACGGGTCAATCCCAACGACCACGTCAATTACGGTCAATCCACCAACGATGTGATTCCCACGGCGATTCGCATTGGCGGCTTGCTGGCGATGGAACGCACCCTCAAACCGGCAATTCTGGCTGCCATAGCGGCGTTGGAGGCCAAAGCAACGGAATTTCAAGATATTATCAAATCCGGACGCACCCACAACCAAGATGCGGTTCCGGTATCGCTGGGAGAAGAATTGCGCGCTTGGTCGGTCATTTTGCGAGACCACTGGCGGCGGTTGCAGCAAGCCAGCGAGGATTTAAAAGTTTTAGGCATTGGCGGTAGCGCGACGGGAACCGGTCTCAATACCCATCCCCAGTATCCCCCATTGGTGGTGCAGTATTTATCTGCAATGCTGGATATTGCTTTTGCAGAATCCCCCCATCGCATGGCTGCCATGCAGAGTATGTCGCCTTTTGTGAATATATCTGGGGCATTGCGCAATTTGGCCCAGGATTTGGTTAAGATTTCTCACGATTTGCGCTTGATGGATTCGGGTCCCAATACGGGGTTGCGGGAAATTCAGCTGCCGCCGGTACAGCCGGGGTCTTCGATTATGCCGGGGAAATACAATCCGGTGATGGCGGAGATGACTTCGATGGTATGTTTTCAGGTGATGGGCTACGATCAAGCGATCGCCTTGGCAGCCCAAGCGGGTCAGTTAGAATTAAATGTAATGATGCCACTGATTGCGTACGACTTGATTCACAGTTTGGAGTTAATGGGACGGGCGTTGGATGCGCTTACCCAACGTTGCTTGCAGGGAATTGCTGCCCATCGCTCCCGCTGCCGGTCGTACGCGGAAAAAAGTTTGGCTTTGGTGACGGCTTTGAATCCCCATATTGGCTATTTAAATGCTGCCAAGGTGGCGAAAGAAGCTTTGGAAACGGGCAAGTCAATCCGAGAGATTGTTCTGGAGAAGGAACTGATGTCGCCAGAAATGGTGGCTTCGGTTTTGGATTTAGAGAAAATGAGCGGCCAAGACCGGGAACCCTAA